In Pyrus communis chromosome 1, drPyrComm1.1, whole genome shotgun sequence, the following are encoded in one genomic region:
- the LOC137720180 gene encoding transcription factor RAX3-like — MGRAPCCDKPNVKKGPWSPEEDATLKAYIEKHGTGGNWITLPQKIGLRRCGKSCRLRWLNYLRPNIKHGGFSEEEDNIICSLYMSIGSRWSVIAAQLPGRTDNDIKNYWNTRLKKKLLGKQRKQQEAQQSRRAAIFKQEMIKRSENNANFINISAGFFNQNPYNWPELPVVPVANYQTHDLQLMQDEASIKTMLINLGGRFSHDSDTSTTSFQYPVDISSTSSSDHQYYQSSIDVLASTSAANSNNYSQFPSTNFDASNGTGGSSSPTIFHGLDNQNNNLQADHLHQLTELEVYDNSFAHQHQQLGGFYYQASEETLNNGSSAGTSTASAESEISWGDINSLVYGTQMVADYETCCQQAVVVPQDQHSFFAEATYFGLK, encoded by the exons ATGGGCAGAGCTCCTTGCTGTGACAAACCCAACGTTAAGAAAGGCCCTTGGTCACCTGAAGAAGATGCTACACTCAAGGCTTATATCGAGAAGCATGGCACCGGCGGCAACTGGATTACCTTGCCTCAGAAGATAG GCCTTAGAAGGTGCGGCAAAAGCTGTCGACTTAGATGGTTGAATTATCTTCGGCCGAATATCAAGCACGGCGGGTTCTCAGAGGAAGAAGATAACATCATTTGCAGCCTCTACATGAGTATTGGAAGCAG gTGGTCTGTCATTGCAGCCCAGTTACCAGGGCGAACGGACAACGATATTAAGAACTACTGGAACACAAGGCTGAAGAAAAAGCTCTTGGGCAAGCAGCGTAAACAACAGGAGGCTCAGCAGAGTCGCCGCGCTGCCATCTTTAAGCAAGAGATGATCAAAAGATCAGAAAATAACGcaaattttattaatatctCAGCTGggtttttcaaccaaaacccTTATAACTGGCCAGAGCTACCAGTAGTGCCAGTGGCTAATTATCAAACACATGACCTTCAACTCATGCAGGATGAGGCTTCCATTAAGACCATGCTCATCAATCTTGGAGGAAGATTTTCCCATGATTCTGACACTAGCACCACAAGTTTTCAGTACCCGGTTGATATTTCATCCACCTCGTCATCTGATCACCAATACTATCAGAGCTCCATTGATGTTCTTGCTTCTACTTCAGCAGCCAACAGTAATAACTATTCTCAATTTCCAAGCACAAACTTTGATGCTAGTAACGGTACTGGGGGTTCAAGTAGTCCAACCATATTTCATGGGCTCGACAATCAGAATAACAATCTACAGGCTGATCATCTTCACCAGCTAACTGAATTGGAGGTTTACGACAACAGTTTTGCTCATCAGCATCAGCAACTGGGTGGTTTTTATTATCAAGCCTCCGAGGAGACGTTGAACAACGGTAGCAGTGCAGGGACCAGTACTGCTTCTGCAGAGAGTGAAATTAGTTGGGGAGACATAAACTCACTGGTTTATGGTACTCAAATGGTTGCAGACTATGAAACCTGCTGCCAACAAGCAGTAGTAGTACCACAAGACCAACATTCTTTTTTTGCAGAGGCAACCTACTTTGGCCTTAAATAA